The DNA segment GCCCCCCGAGGCCCGCCGCATGCATCCTCCTCTCCGCCCCGCCGCCGTCGCGCCCGCCATCCGTTCCGCATCGTTCCGCCCCGCGGCCGCCCGACGGCTGCCGCCGCTCCTCGCCCTTCTCGTGGCGTTCCTCTCGCCCCTGCTCGCCATGGCGGCTCAGCCCGCGGCACCCGCGGCCCCGGCAGCGAGCGCCACCCCCGCGCCCCCCATCCGCGCGGTCGTCACCATCCCACCGCTCAAGGGCATCCTCGAGCCCCTCCTCCCCGAGGGCAGCACCGTCACGGTGCTGATGCCCCCCGGGCGCAGCGAGCACGGCTACGAGTTCACGCCCAAGGACCTCGCCGCGGTCGCCCGCGCCGACCTGGTCTTCTACGTCGGCCTCGCGCTCGAACCCCGCGTGGAGCAGACGCTCGCGAAGGACCCCCGCCCCACGCGCCAGGTCGTCTGCTTCGCCGACGCCGTGGGCATCAAGGCCGACGCCGCGCACGAGCACCACGATCACGACCATGACGAACACTGCGACCACGGCCCGGTCGACCAGCACCTCTGGCTCGATCCCGTGCTGGTGGCGCAGGTCGTGCCCGCGCTCGCGACGAGCGTGCGCGCCGCGGCCGAACGCGCGGCCCCGCTGTCGCCCGCCGCGCGCAACGACCTGGCCTCGCGCGAGGCATCGCTGGTGGCGCGGGTGCGCGCGGTGGACGACGCCTGGCGCATCCGGCTCGCCCCGTTCCAGGGCCGCCCGATCGTGACGCACCACAACGCCTTCCCGCGCCCCGCCGCCCGCTACGGCCTGCGTGTGGCGGCGGTCATCCGAGGCTTCGAGAACGCCGAACCGACGCCGGCCCGGCTCGCCGAGGTCGTGCAGGCGATCCGCGCCGAGCGCGTCCGCGCGATCTTCGCCGAGCCTCAGTTCAACCAGTCGACCGCGCGCCGCATCGCCCAGGCCGCGGGAGTCTCCGTCGCCACCCTCGACCCCCTGGGCGACGGCGACTGGTTCCAGCTCATGGGCTCGAATCTCGACGCGCTCGCGGCGAACCTCGCCGCAAAGAACTAGGCTCTCCCCGCATGTCTACCCCCGCGGTCGAGTACCGCGACGTCTCATTCGCGTACCCGGCCCGTGCGGGCGACGACGCGCCCCGCACCGTCCTCGAGCGCGTCTCCCTCCGCGTCGAGGCGGGCGAGCGCCTCGGCATCCTCGGGCCCAACGGCGGGGGCAAGTCCACCCTGCTGAAACTCACCCTCGGCTTGCTCGATGTCCAGCACGGCGACGTCCGCGTCTTCGGCATGCACCCGCGCCACGCCGCCCGACAGGGCATGGTCGGCTACGTCCCCCAGCGACCCACCTGCGAACTGGCATTTCCGCTCTCGGCCCGCCAGGCCGTCGAGATGGGCCCTTCCCTCGCCCTGTGGCCCTGGCAGCGACTCTCCGCCGACGCCCGCGCCCGCATCGACCGCGCCCTGCGCGTCGTCGGCGCCGACGACCTCGCCCACCGCCCCATCGGCCACCTCTCCGGCGGGCAGTTCCAGCGCGTGATGATCGCCCGCGCGCTCGCCACCGGCCCGCGCCTGCTCCTCCTCGACGAGCCCACCGTCGGCATCGACATCGCCGGACAGCAGCAGTTCGCCTCGCTCCTCGCGCGCGTGCGCGACGAGATCGGCGTCACCGTCGTCGTCGTCAGCCACGACATCCGCGCCGTCGCCGCCGGCTGCGACCGCGTCGCCTGCCTCAGCCGCACCCTGCACTCCCACGTCGCGCCGCACGGCCTCACCCCCGACGTCCTCGCCGAGGTCTTCCGTCACGACGTCGCTGGCATCTTCGGCGACGTCCACGTGCACGCCCACCCCGCCCACGCCTGCACCGATCCCTCGCACGCCCACGCCCCGCCCGTCGCCCCGCTCGGCATCTCCGCCCCCGCCGCCACACCCAACCGCCCACCGCGATGAACACCCTGCACTACCTCACCTCGCCCGACCTCTGGCGCCTGTACTGGCCCGGCGTCGTCGCCGGCGTCGCCCTCGCCGCACTGTGCTCGGCGCTCTCCGTGCTCGTCGTCCTCAAGCGCCTCGCGTTCATCGGGCAGGGTGTCAGCCACGCCGCGTTCGGGGGCGTGGGCGTCGTCGCGCTCGTCGGGCTCACCGGCGCGCTCGCTTCGTCGGGCCCGCTCGGCGGGTTGGGCGCGGTCGTCCAGTTCGCCATCATCTTCGCCTTCTGCCTCGGCGCGGCCCTGCTCATCGGCCTGCTCAGCGGGCGCGCCGCCGAGCCCGACACCGCCATCGGCATCGTGCTCGTCGCGTCCATGGCCGCCGGCGCCATCATGCTCCACTACGCGCCCAGCACCGTCTCGTGGGAGACCTTCCTCTTCGGCAGCATCATCGACGTCGCGTGGACGGACGCGGGCGTCGCGTGGGGCGTGGCCTTGCTCGCCGCCGGTGCGCTCTGGTGGTTCCGTCGAAGCCTGGTGTTCTGGGCGTTCGACCCCGTCGTCGCCCGCGCGATGGGCGTGCGTCACGCCGCCATGAACGTCCTGCTCATGACGCTGCTCGCGCTCGCCACCGTCACCGCGATGAAGCTCGCCGGCGTCGTCCTCGCCACCGCGCTGCTCGTGCTCCCCGGCGCGGTCGCGCTGCGCCTCAGCACGCGCTGGCGCCCCGTGCTCGTGACGGCCGCCGTCACCTCCGGGATCGGCGTGCTCGCCGGCATCATCCTCAGTTTCGAGATGAACTGGCCGACAGGCCCGTCGATCGTCTGCGTCCTCGCCGTGCTCTTCGCGCTCGCCCGCGCGGGCGACCGTGTCCGCGCGCGCGTTGCTCCACCAGCAGGAACCGCCCCATGAAAGCCGAAACCCTCCTCGCCGAACTCAACCGCCTCCGCAAAGACCTGAAGGAAGACCCCGCCGACCTCGAGTGGCTCACGCTGCAGCACGCGTTCATCTTCATCTCGTACAAGATGAGCGATTTCCAGAAGTACGTGGAAGAGCAGACGGCCAAGGGCGCGTTCACGCAGTTCGACGAGCCCTGAACGCGCTTCCGGGCGGGGTCTTTCCGGGCCCCGGTTCAGGGCAAAACCCTCGCTATTTCCCCGCGCTTTCCCATGTTCCCACTGTGGACTTCCTGTCAATCAGTGGAACCTTTTCGCTTGCCGCGGCGTACCAAATTTCCGATACTGATGCATCGCGTGCAGCGCGGGACGAACCCGGGACCAAACCCCCCGGACCCCTGCGAGGCCCGCGACGACCGCGAAGCCCTTCCGGAAGGCGACGCGGGCGATGAGCCGCGGGCGACG comes from the Planctomycetota bacterium genome and includes:
- a CDS encoding metal ABC transporter substrate-binding protein translates to MHPPLRPAAVAPAIRSASFRPAAARRLPPLLALLVAFLSPLLAMAAQPAAPAAPAASATPAPPIRAVVTIPPLKGILEPLLPEGSTVTVLMPPGRSEHGYEFTPKDLAAVARADLVFYVGLALEPRVEQTLAKDPRPTRQVVCFADAVGIKADAAHEHHDHDHDEHCDHGPVDQHLWLDPVLVAQVVPALATSVRAAAERAAPLSPAARNDLASREASLVARVRAVDDAWRIRLAPFQGRPIVTHHNAFPRPAARYGLRVAAVIRGFENAEPTPARLAEVVQAIRAERVRAIFAEPQFNQSTARRIAQAAGVSVATLDPLGDGDWFQLMGSNLDALAANLAAKN
- a CDS encoding metal ABC transporter ATP-binding protein, which gives rise to MSTPAVEYRDVSFAYPARAGDDAPRTVLERVSLRVEAGERLGILGPNGGGKSTLLKLTLGLLDVQHGDVRVFGMHPRHAARQGMVGYVPQRPTCELAFPLSARQAVEMGPSLALWPWQRLSADARARIDRALRVVGADDLAHRPIGHLSGGQFQRVMIARALATGPRLLLLDEPTVGIDIAGQQQFASLLARVRDEIGVTVVVVSHDIRAVAAGCDRVACLSRTLHSHVAPHGLTPDVLAEVFRHDVAGIFGDVHVHAHPAHACTDPSHAHAPPVAPLGISAPAATPNRPPR
- a CDS encoding metal ABC transporter permease codes for the protein MNTLHYLTSPDLWRLYWPGVVAGVALAALCSALSVLVVLKRLAFIGQGVSHAAFGGVGVVALVGLTGALASSGPLGGLGAVVQFAIIFAFCLGAALLIGLLSGRAAEPDTAIGIVLVASMAAGAIMLHYAPSTVSWETFLFGSIIDVAWTDAGVAWGVALLAAGALWWFRRSLVFWAFDPVVARAMGVRHAAMNVLLMTLLALATVTAMKLAGVVLATALLVLPGAVALRLSTRWRPVLVTAAVTSGIGVLAGIILSFEMNWPTGPSIVCVLAVLFALARAGDRVRARVAPPAGTAP